The Malus domestica chromosome 10, GDT2T_hap1 genome contains a region encoding:
- the LOC103430909 gene encoding disease resistance protein RUN1-like, protein MYTPCSKYDVFLSFRGETRKGITDHLYCTLKDNKFNVFLDEDELTRGDAITEKLKQAIEGSRLAAIMFSKGYAESRWCLEELVEIMECRRTLGQLVFPIFYDVDPSDVRHQTGSFATAFKNHKQKFNEGVVRSWRNALNTAAGLSGEDFRVTDGHEGTFIRKVVGQIARKLKKACLNVARNPVGIDSRVQEISNYLDVGGSNDVRIIGIWGMGGLGKTTIAKAIFNQYQHMFDGTCFLRNVREDKKLVDSQNILLSNILRSGNIKVSTVDEGTEEIKTRLGNIRVLVIIDDIDCVAHINTLAIKRGSFGPGSRIVITTRDEHLLQTLEVDKICSLPAMNKDEALELLSRCAFRKNYPNEEYLGVSREAVDYCGGLPLALEAVGSYLRTKTTREWTSALNKWKRSQPCQEIPKILKVSYDGLTDGQVKDIFLDISCFFIGMNKDRVMAIMDGCDCNPAIGIRELHDRCLVTVDLEGNLMMHHLIRDTGREIVRAKSPKKLGSRCRLWDHEDVKHVLRKQCGTEENEGIALDFPEADKLSFSTEAFRNMRNLRLLKIKGVNFTGHCKHLSEELRWLSLSEFSLQAIPEDFNQPNAVDIDLSCSNIQVWKNSNVSLEKLMFLNLGYSDHLKESPDFTRIPNIERLILEACKSLSKIHHSVVQLKNLKYLSVANCENLQEIPDLPTNLEILKADECIALEKMPNFSEMSSMVELHLNHSPKLTEILGLHKSFNTMRRIRMEGCTNLTAAFKKTILQEWSASRNGDLFLPGNDFPSGFTSADPKGEIVVPQCFGYDAKALTLCIVYSSDDSQSGDSLCIRVANRTKHTEFFISPMYATVTNRHESYIWLGHLSNNELKVNGGDKINVGAHFLEHGSTDDIHLRVQKIGVYLEQEKLVNELANFIRRSSEYDKDVNLMQDQVGLSSEESRSRKRLRSIPGLKDARN, encoded by the exons ATGTATACCCCGTGCAGCAAGTACGACGTGTTCTTGAGCTTTAGGGGCGAAACACGCAAGGGCATCACGGACCACCTCTACTGTACATTGAAAGACAACAAGTTCAATGTCTTTCTGGACGAGGACGAATTAACTAGAGGGGATGCTATAACAGAAAAACTGAAGCAAGCAATCGAAGGGTCCAGACTTGCTGCCATCATGTTCTCAAAGGGGTATGCGGAATCCAGATGGTGTCTTGAGGAGCTGGTGGAGATCATGGAGTGCAGAAGAACACTGGGTCAACTTGTTTTTCCGATTTTCTACGATGTTGATCCTTCAGATGTCAGGCATCAGACTGGTAGCTTTGCAACGGCGTTTAAGAATCATAAACAAAAGTTCAACGAAGGAGTGGTCCGATCGTGGAGAAATGCTCTTAATACAGCTGCAGGGTTGAGCGGCGAGGATTTTCGAGTGACTGACGG GCATGAAGGAACGTTTATCAGGAAAGTTGTTGGCCAGATCGCTAGAAAACTGAAGAAAGCATGCTTAAATGTAGCCAGAAATCCAGTTGGAATAGATTCTCGTGTGCAAGAAATCAGTAATTATTTAGATGTTGGAGGATCCAATGATGTTCGCATAATTGGAATTTGGGGGATGGGCGGACTAGGTAAGACAACGATTGCAAAAGCTATTTTCAACCAATACCAGCACATGTTTGATGGTACATGTTTTCTTCGAAATGTGAGAGAAGATAAGAAACTGGTTGATTCGCAAAACATACTTCTGTCTAATATCTTGAGATCGGGAAACATAAAGGTGAGTACGGTTGATGAAGGGACCGAGGAGAtaaaaacaagacttggaaACATAAGGGTTCTTGTCATAATTGATGATATAGACTGTGTGGCACACATAAATACATTAGCTATAAAACGTGGCTCGTTTGGTCCAGGAAGTAGAATTGTTATAACAACAAGGGATGAACATTTGCTACAGACACTTGAAGTGGATAAAATATGTTCTCTGCCAGCAATGAATAAAGATGAAGCTCTTGAGCTCCTTAGTCGGTGTGCCTTTAGAAAGAATTATCCTAATGAAGAATATCTCGGAGTCTCAAGAGAAGCTGTTGATTATTGTGGGGGTTTACCACTTGCACTTGAAGCTGTAGGTTCTTACCTACGTACAAAAACCACAAGAGAATGGACAAGTGCATTGAACAAGTGGAAAAGATCACAACCTTGTCAGGAAATTCCCAAAATTCTTAAGGTAAGTTATGACGGGCTTACTGATGGCCAGGTGAAGGATATATTCCTTGATATATCATGTTTCTTTATTGGAATGAACAAGGACCGTGTCATGgcaataatggatgggtgtgaCTGTAATCCAGCAATAGGCATTAGAGAACTCCATGATCGATGCCTTGTAACTGTTGATCTAGAAGGCAATCTGATGATGCATCATTTGATTCGAGACACGGGCAGAGAAATTGTACGTGCAAAATCCCCTAAGAAGCTTGGAAGTCGTTGTAGATTGTGGGATCATGAAGATGTAAAACATGTATTGAGGAAGCAATGT GGAACGGAAGAAAATGAAGGAATTGCTTTAGATTTTCCAGAAGCTGACAAGCTTAGCTTCAGTACAGAAGCATTCAGAAATATGCGGAACCTGAGATTACTCAAAATAAAAGGCGTAAATTTCACTGGACACTGTAAACATCTTTCCGAAGAGTTAAGATGGTTAAGTTTGTCTGAGTTTTCTCTGCAGGCCATACCAGAAGATTTTAATCAACCAAACGCAGTTGACATTGACCTGAGTTGTAGCAATATACAAGTCTGGAAGAACTCGAACGTG TCACTTGAAAAGTTGATGTTTCTCAATCTTGGTTATAGTGATCACCTGAAAGAATCACCAGACTTTACAAGAATCCCAAATATTGAGAGATTGATACTCGAAGCCTGTAAGAGTTTGTCCAAGATTCACCACTCCGTAGTACAATTGAAGAACCTTAAGTATTTATCTGTTGCGAATTGCGAAAACCTTCAGGAAATCCCAGATTTACCAACAAATTTGGAAATCCTGAAAGCGGATGAGTGCATTGCATTGGAAAAGATGCCAAATTTTTCAGAAATGTCAAGTATGGTAGAACTGCATCTGAATCACTCCCCCAAACTCACTGAGATTCTAGGCTTGCATAAGTCGTTTAACACTATGAGAAGGATTCGTATGGAAGGGTGCACCAATCTCACTGCTGCTTTTAAAAAAACAATCCTACag GAATGGAGCGCGAGCAGAAATGGTGATCTTTTTCTCCCCGGAAATGATTTTCCATCAGGGTTTACATCCGCTGACCCTAAGGGTGAAATAGTTGTGCCGCAATGTTTTGGCTATGATGCAAAAGCATTGACTCTGTGCATTGTGTATTCTTCAGACGACTCCCAATCTGGTGATTCTCTTTGCATCCGTGTTGCAAATCGTACCAAGCACACTGAGTTTTTCATCTCTCCAATGTATGCCACCGTAACAAATCGCCATGAAAGTTATATTTGGCTGGGACATTTATCAAACAATGAGCTCAAGGTGAACGGTGGGGACAAGATAAATGTTGGTGCACACTTTTTAGAACACGGGAGTACTGACGATATTCATCTGAGGGTGCAGAAAATAGGTGTTTACCTGGAGCAGGAAAAACTAGTCAATGAATTAGCCAATTTTATCAGGCGTTCAAGTGAGTATGACAAGGATGTCAATCTTATGCAAGACCAGGTTGGACTTTCATCTGAGGAGAGTCGATCTCGTAAAAGACTGAGGTCTATCCCTGGGCTGAAAGATGCAAGAAATTGA
- the LOC108174747 gene encoding MADS-box transcription factor 14-like: protein MGRGKVELKLIDDKLRRQVTFSKRRSGLIKKARELSVLCGVEVGLVIFSAKGRLYEFCSGESLGKLLERYQMHSEEEIGASKNAGGTDKKHNSECSDLRAGANRSPKMIQSGREAQDLENLDVPELTQLEEELDALLRQTRSRKTQLMMENLTALIETEKQLKEEKRLIENEIAALKLKEQAEQGLSCRRGTGSAEHFLRL, encoded by the exons ATGGGGCGAGGGAAGGTAGAGCTGAAGCTAATCGACGACAAGCTCAGGCGGCAAGTGACGTTTTCCAAGCGGAGAAGCGGACTGATCAAGAAGGCACGTGAGCTGTCCGTGCTCTGCGGGGTGGAGGTGGGCCTCGTCATCTTCTCCGCCAAGGGGAGGCTCTACGAGTTCTGTAGCGGCGAGAG TTTGGGAAAGCTTCTGGAGCGTTACCAGATGCATAGTGAAGAGGAAATTGGTGCTTCCAAGAATGCTGGTGGTACTGACAAG AAGCATAATTCGGAATGTAGTGATCTCCGCGCAGGCGCTAACCGATCTCCGAAAATGATTCAAAG TGGTAGGGAGGCACAAGACCTTGAAAATCTAGATGTTCCAGAGCTCACCCAGCTTGAAGAGGAATTAGATGCACTTTTAAGACAAACAAGATCGAGAAAG ACACAGCTGATGATGGAAAACCTTACAGCTCTTATCGAGACG GAAAAACAGCTGAAAGAAGAGAAGCGTCTCATAGAAAATGAG ATTGCAGCACTGAAGCTGAAGGAGCAAGCAGAGCAAGGACTGAGCTGCCGACGAGGAACCGGATCAGCAGAGCACTTCCTCCGACTAtaa
- the LOC114827517 gene encoding co-chaperone protein p23-1-like isoform X2, producing MSRHPNVKWAQRSDMVYITIDLPDAQDVKLKLEPEGKFLFSATTGPEKTAYEVDLDLYDKIDVNETKSSVGLRNICYLVKKAEEKWWSRLIKQQGKAPIFLKVDWDKWVDEDEEPEEVKGDEGGPGGFGNNMDFGGLGNNMDFGGLGNNMDFGGLGNNMNLGGLGNNMNFGDFDMSKLNMGGGGSSADALGKFDENDDSDTEDETANQPPSAAGESDAKPPASAEHDAKASV from the exons ATGAG CCGACATCCTAATGTGAAATGGGCCCAGAGGTCTGATATGGTCTACATAACTATTGATTTGCCGGATGCCCAGGATGTAAAGCTTAAACTGGAGCCTGAAggaaagtttttgttttctgctaCTACTGGACCAGAGAAGACAGCTTATGAAGTTGACCTTGATCTCTATGACAAGATTGATGTAAAT GAGACCAAGTCTAGTGTTGGCTTGAGAAATATCTGTTACCTAGTGAAAAAAGCTGAGGAAAAATGGTGGAGCAGGTTGATCAAACAGCAGGGAAAAGCTCCTATTTTTCTGAAAGTGGATTGGGATAAATGGGTTGATGAAGATGAGGAGCCTGAAGAAGTGAAAGGTGACGAAGGCG GTCCAGGTGGGTTTGGAAATAATATGGACTTTGGTGGACTCGGAAACAATATGGACTTTGGAGGACTTGGAAACAATATGGACTTTGGAGGACTCGGAAACAATATGAACCTCGGGGGACTTGGAAACAATATGAACTTTGGGGACTTTGATATGTCT AAGTTGAACATGGGTGGCGGTGGCTCGAGTGCTGATGCTCTTGGCAAGTTTGATG AGAATGATGATAGTGACACAGAGGACGAAACTGCTAACCAACCACCATCCGCTGCTGGAGAATCTGACGCCAAACCTCCTGCGAGTGCTGAGCATGACGCAAAGGCTTCTGTCTGA
- the LOC114827517 gene encoding co-chaperone protein p23-1-like isoform X1, whose translation MSRHPNVKWAQRSDMVYITIDLPDAQDVKLKLEPEGKFLFSATTGPEKTAYEVDLDLYDKIDVNETKSSVGLRNICYLVKKAEEKWWSRLIKQQGKAPIFLKVDWDKWVDEDEEPEEVKGDEGGPGGFGNNMDFGGLGNNMDFGGLGNNMDFGGLGNNMNLGGLGNNMNFGDFDMSKLNMGGGGSSADALGKFDAENDDSDTEDETANQPPSAAGESDAKPPASAEHDAKASV comes from the exons ATGAG CCGACATCCTAATGTGAAATGGGCCCAGAGGTCTGATATGGTCTACATAACTATTGATTTGCCGGATGCCCAGGATGTAAAGCTTAAACTGGAGCCTGAAggaaagtttttgttttctgctaCTACTGGACCAGAGAAGACAGCTTATGAAGTTGACCTTGATCTCTATGACAAGATTGATGTAAAT GAGACCAAGTCTAGTGTTGGCTTGAGAAATATCTGTTACCTAGTGAAAAAAGCTGAGGAAAAATGGTGGAGCAGGTTGATCAAACAGCAGGGAAAAGCTCCTATTTTTCTGAAAGTGGATTGGGATAAATGGGTTGATGAAGATGAGGAGCCTGAAGAAGTGAAAGGTGACGAAGGCG GTCCAGGTGGGTTTGGAAATAATATGGACTTTGGTGGACTCGGAAACAATATGGACTTTGGAGGACTTGGAAACAATATGGACTTTGGAGGACTCGGAAACAATATGAACCTCGGGGGACTTGGAAACAATATGAACTTTGGGGACTTTGATATGTCT AAGTTGAACATGGGTGGCGGTGGCTCGAGTGCTGATGCTCTTGGCAAGTTTGATG CAGAGAATGATGATAGTGACACAGAGGACGAAACTGCTAACCAACCACCATCCGCTGCTGGAGAATCTGACGCCAAACCTCCTGCGAGTGCTGAGCATGACGCAAAGGCTTCTGTCTGA
- the LOC114827514 gene encoding pentatricopeptide repeat-containing protein At1g34160-like: MASLESLLQKCTSLTSIKQLQAHLLTSGKFQFYPSLTTILLERCALSPVANLPYATALFCHLQNPSTNQWNAVVRGLAQSLQPTQAIAWYKTMSQASQKIDALTCSFALKACARALAFSEAMQIHSQIVQFGFGADVLLRTTLLDVYAKVGDLGFAQKVFDEMGQRDIACWNALISGLAQGNRPTEAIALFQRMSEEEGLKPNEVTVLGALSACSQLGALKRGEKIHAYIMDEKLDMHVIVCNAVIDMYAKCGFEDKAYWVFQNMKCGKNLITWNTMIMAFAMHGNGDKALELFGQMDKSAVCPDAVSYLAALCACNHAGLVADGVRLFNSMAGHGVAPNVKHYGTVVDLLGRAGRIQEAYEIINYMPMFPDVVLWQTLLGASKTYRNVEMAELASRKLIELGSKGCGDFVLLSNVYAAHERWDDVGRVREAMKKRDVKKIPGFGYIEVEGVIHKFVNGDQSHTNWREIYAKLDEIMFRIKAYGYAAKTNNVLHDIGEEEKENALSYHCEKLAVAFGLISSNEGTPIQVIKNLRICEDCHVVIKLISKVYNREIIVRDRARFHRFKEGLCSCRDYW; the protein is encoded by the coding sequence ATGGCCAGCTTGGAGTCCTTGTTACAGAAATGCACCTCCCTCACGAGCATCAAACAGCTCCAAGCCCACCTTCTAACCAGTGGCAAATTCCAATTCTACCCCTCCCTCACCACCATACTCCTCGAGCGCTGCGCCCTCTCCCCCGTCGCCAACCTCCCTTACGCGACAGCCCTCTTCTGCCACCTCCAAAACCCTTCCACCAATCAATGGAACGCCGTCGTTCGAGGCCTCGCCCAGAGCCTCCAACCCACCCAAGCCATTGCATGGTACAAGACCATGTCCCAAGCTTCCCAGAAAATCGACGCCCTCACGTGCTCCTTCGCTCTAAAGGCGTGCGCACGTGCATTGGCTTTCTCTGAGGCAATGCAGATTCACTCTCAGATTGTACAGTTCGGATTTGGAGCCGACGTGCTGCTGCGAACTACTTTGCTGGACGTTTATGCGAAAGTGGGTGATTTGGGGTTTGCACAGaaagtgtttgatgaaatgggTCAAAGAGATATTGCTTGTTGGAATGCTTTAATTTCTGGGTTGGCTCAGGGGAATCGACCCACTGAAGCTATAGCTTTGTTTCAGAGAATGAGCGAGGAAGAGGGTTTGAAGCCTAATGAAGTCACCGTTCTTGGTGCGCTCTCTGCCTGTTCGCAATTGGGTGCACtcaaaagaggagagaaaatacATGCCTATATAATGGATGAGAAGCTTGATATGCACGTCATTGTTTGCAATGCGGTTATTGATATGTACGCGAAATGCGGCTTTGAGGACAAAGCATATTGGGTGTTTCAGAATATGAAATGTGGGAAGAATCTAATAACGTGGAATACGATGATTATGGCGTTTGCCATGCATGGCAATGGTGACAAAGCACTTGAGCTTTTCGGACAGATGGATAAAAGTGCGGTGTGCCCAGATGCAGTGTCGTATCTTGCTGCTTTGTGTGCCTGCAACCATGCCGGACTGGTGGCAGATGGGGTCAGGTTATTTAATTCGATGGCCGGGCATGGGGTTGCCCCTAATGTTAAGCATTATGGAACTGTGGTTGATTTGCTGGGAAGAGCTGGGCGTATTCAAGAGGCTTACGAGATTATAAATTATATGCCTATGTTTCCTGATGTGGTACTCTGGCAAACTTTACTTGGTGCTAGCAAGACTTATAGGAATGTAGAGATGGCAGAACTGGCGTCTCGGAAACTGATTGAGTTGGGGTCTAAGGGTTGTGGTGATTTCGTATTGTTATCAAATGTTTACGCGGCTCATGAGAGATGGGATGATGTAGGCAGGGTGAGGGAGGCCATGAAGAAAAGGGATGTGAAGAAGATACCGGGTTTTGGGTACATAGAAGTGGAAGGTGTGATACACAAGTTCGTTAATGGTGATCAAAGCCATACTAATTGGCGTGAGATTTATGCAAAGCTGGATGAGATCATGTTCAGGATTAAAGCCTATGGATATGCGGCCAAGACTAATAATGTGCTGCATGATATAGGGGAGGAGGAAAAAGAGAATGCATTGAGCTACCACTGCGAGAAATTGGCTGTGGCGTTTGGTTTGATTAGTTCCAATGAGGGGACACCAATTCAAGTGATTAAGAACCTAAGAATATGTGAGGATTGCCATGTTGTGATCAAACTTATTTCGAAGGTTTATAACAGGGAAATAATTGTGAGGGATCGAGCCCGGTTTCACAGATTTAAAGAAGGATTATGCTCTTGCAGAGATTATTGGTGA
- the LOC114827516 gene encoding very-long-chain aldehyde decarbonylase GL1-9-like, which produces MVFWEGYVSDEVMGTFAPIVVYWLYAGAYQLLPPLDNYRLHSRREEDEKNSMPLPSVVKGVLLQQLVQATVAQGLFLLTSKANISGVTIQPSIPVQIVQIVIAMLVMDTWQYFVHRYMHQNKFLYRHVHSQHHRLVVPYAIGALYNHPLEGLLLDTFGGALSFLVSGMTARTAVIFFCFAVIKTVDDHCGLWLPGNIFHLLFQNNTAYHDIHHQLQGLKYNYSQPFFPIWDKLFGTYMPYNLVKRPEGGFEARAMKAMKDS; this is translated from the exons aTGGTGTTCTGGGAAGGTTATGTGAGTGATGAGGTAATGGGGACTTTTGCCCCAATTGTGGTTTACTGGTTGTATGCGGGGGCTTACCAGTTGTTGCCGCCCTTGGACAATTACCGATTGCATTCAAGAAGAGAGGAAGACGAGAAGAACTCAATGCCTCTCCCCTCTGTTGTTAAGGGTGTTTTGCTTCAACAGCTCGTCCAGGCCACCGTTGCTCAGGGGCTCTTCTTG TTGACCTCGAAGGCAAATATCTCCGGGGTCACAATTCAGCCCTCGATACCTGTGCAGATTGTCCAGATTGTTATCGCAATGCTAGTAATGGATACATGGCAGTACTTTGTGCACCGCTACATGCATCAGAACAAGTTTTTGTATCGCCATGTCCACTCTCAGCACCACAGACTCGTTGTTCCATATGCAATTGGAGCCCTATATAATCACCCACTTGAGGGTCTCTTGCTCGACACTTTTGGCGGGGCTCTCTCGTTTCTAGTCTCAGGGATGACAGCACGAACGGCTGTTATATTCTTCTGCTTTGCCGTGATTAAAACTGTCGATGATCACTGTGGGCTTTGGTTGCCTGGTAATATATTCCATCTTCTATTCCAGAACAACACTGCTTATCATGACATACACCATCAACTTCAAGGCTTGAAGTACAACTATTCCCAGCCATTTTTCCCGATATGGGATAAACTTTTTGGCACCTACATGCCGTATAATCTTGTCAAGAGACCTGAAGGGGGGTTTGAAGCGAGGGCAATGAAGGCAATGAAAGACAGTTGA